From the Cervus elaphus chromosome 20, mCerEla1.1, whole genome shotgun sequence genome, one window contains:
- the FAM189B gene encoding protein FAM189B isoform X2, translating to MMPSPSDSSRSLTSRPSTRGLTHLRLHRPWLQALLTLGLAQVLLGILVVTFSMVASSITTTESVKRSCPSWAGFSLAFSGVVGIVSWKRPFTLVISFFSLLSVLCVMLSMAGSVLSCKNAQLARDFQDCDLDGKVCVCCPSVRLLRPCPESGQELKIAPNSTCDEARGALKNLLFSVCGLTISAAIICTLSAIVCCIQIFSLDLVHTLAPERSVSGPLGPLGCTSSPPDPLLHTMLDLEEFVPPVPPPPYYPPEYTCSSETDAQSITYNGSMDSPVPLYPTDCPPSYEAVMGLRGDSQATLFDPQLHDGACICERVASIVDVSMDSGSLVLSAIGDLPGGSSPSEDSCLLELQGSVRSVDYVLFRSIQRSRAGYCLSLDCGLRGPFEDSPLPRRPPRAARSYSCSAPEAPPPLGAPTAARSCHRLEGWPPWVGPCFPELRRRVPRGGSRPAAAPSPRAPARRFSDSSGSLTPPGHRPPHPAPRPPLLLPRSHSDPGITTSSNTAEFRDLYTKVLEEEAASVSSADTGLCSEACLFRLAHCPSPKLLRARSAEKRRPVPTFQKVPLPSGPAPAHSLGDLKGSWPGRGLVTRFLQMSRKAPDPNGNGAHAHKQVPRSPWGRPGRESLHLRSCGDLSSGSSLRRLLSGRRLERATRPHSLSLNGGSRETGL from the exons ATGATGCCCTCGCCTAGCGATTCCAGCCGCTCGCTGACTAGCCGGCCTAGCACCCGGGGCCTTACACACCTCCGCCTCCACCGACCCTGGCTACAGGCCCTGCTCACGCTGGGGCTGGCTCAGGTGCTCCTGGGCATCCTGGTGGTCACCTTCAGCATGGTGGcctcctccatcaccaccaccgaGAGCGTCAAGAGATCCTGCCCGTCTTGGGCTGGGTTCTCG CTGGCGTTTTCCGGGGTTGTTGGCATCGTTTCTTGGAAGCGGCCGTTCACTCTAGTG ATCTCCTTCTTCTCTTTGCTCTCCGTGCTCTGTGTCATGCTCAGCATGGCTGGCTCCGTTCTCTCCTGTAAAAACGCTCAGCTGGCCCGAGACTTCCAAGACTGTGACTTG GACGGAAAGGTCTGCGTGTGCTGCCCCTCTGTTCGTCTTCTCCGGCCCTGTCCAGAGTCGGGGCAGGAACTGAAAATTGCTCCTAACTCCACCTGTGATGAAGCCCGAGGGGCCCTCAAG AACTTACTCTTCAGCGTCTGTGGGCTCACCATCTCTGCTGCCATAATATGTACCCTCTCTGCCATTGTCTGCTGCATCCAGATCTTCTCCCTGGACCTTGTGCACACG TTGGCCCCTGAACGCTCAGTCTCAGGCCCTCTGGGGCCTTTGGGCTGTACCTCCTCGCCCCCAGACCCTCTCCTGCACACCATGCTGGACCTGGAGGAATTTGTACCGCCTGTGCCCCCACCACCCTACTACCCCCCAGAGTACACCTGCAGCTCGGAAACAGATGCGCAGAG CATCACCTACAATGGCTCCATGGACAGCCCAGTGCCCTTGTACCCTACTGATTGCCCCCCTTCTTATGAGGCCGTCATGGGGCTACGAGGAGACAGTCAG GCCACTCTCTTTGATCCTCAGCTGCATGATGGCGCCTGCATCTGCGAGCGAGTGGCCTCCATTGTAGATG TGTCCATGGACAGCGGGTCTCTGGTGCTCTCAGCCATCGGTGACCTGCCCGGGGGCTCCAGCCCGTCCGAGGACTCGTGCCTGCTGGAGTTGCAGGGCTCCGTGCGCTCCGTTGACTATGTGCTCTTCCGCTCGATTCAGCGCAGCCGCGCCGGCTACTGCCTCAGCCTGGACTGCGGCCTTCGGGGCCCCTTCGAGGACAGCCCCCTTCCCCGGCGGCCCCCGAGGGCAGCCCGCTCCTACTCCTGCTCTGCCCCCGAAGCCCCGCCCCCACTGGGTGCCCCCACAGCGGCCCGCAGCTGCCACCGGCTGGAGGGCTGGCCGCCTTGGGTGGGACCCTGCTTCCCCGAGCTGAGGCGGCGGGTCCCCCGGGGAGGCAGCCGGCCAGCTGCGGCCCCTTCCCCCCGAGCCCCGGCTCGCCGCTTCAGCGATAGCTCAGGTTCCCTCACCCCGCCGGGGCACCGGCCTCCTCACCCGGCTCCCCGGCCACCACTGCTGCTGCCACGGTCCCACAGTGACCCGGGCATCACCACCTCCAGCAACACCG CTGAATTCAGGGACCTTTATACCAAAGTGCTTGAGGAAGAAGCTGCTTCCGTTTCCTCTGCAGATACAG ggcTCTGCTCTGAAGCCTGCCTCTTCCGTCTAGCCCATTGCCCTTCCCCCAAGTTGCTCCGTGCCCGCTCAGCAGAGAAGCGGCGCCCTGTGCCCACCTTCCAGAAGGTCCCCCTGCCCTCGGGCCCTGCACCTGCCCACTCCCTGGGGGACCTGAAGGGCAGCTGGCCAGGCCGGGGCCTGGTCACCCGTTTCCTCCAGATGTCCAGGAAGGCCCCAGATCCCAATGGGAATGGAGCCCATGCGCATAAGCAG GTGCCCCGGAGCCCCTGGGGCCGGCCAGGCCGAGAGAGCCTTCACCTTCGCAGCTGCGGCGACCTGAGCTCCGGCTCCTCCCTGAGGCGTCTCCTGTCGGGCCGTAGGCTGGAGCGTGCTACCCGTCCCCACAGCCTCAGCCTCAATGGGGGCAGCCGGGAGACCGGGCTCTGA
- the FAM189B gene encoding protein FAM189B isoform X1 produces the protein MMPSPSDSSRSLTSRPSTRGLTHLRLHRPWLQALLTLGLAQVLLGILVVTFSMVASSITTTESVKRSCPSWAGFSLAFSGVVGIVSWKRPFTLVISFFSLLSVLCVMLSMAGSVLSCKNAQLARDFQDCDLDGKVCVCCPSVRLLRPCPESGQELKIAPNSTCDEARGALKNLLFSVCGLTISAAIICTLSAIVCCIQIFSLDLVHTQLAPERSVSGPLGPLGCTSSPPDPLLHTMLDLEEFVPPVPPPPYYPPEYTCSSETDAQSITYNGSMDSPVPLYPTDCPPSYEAVMGLRGDSQATLFDPQLHDGACICERVASIVDVSMDSGSLVLSAIGDLPGGSSPSEDSCLLELQGSVRSVDYVLFRSIQRSRAGYCLSLDCGLRGPFEDSPLPRRPPRAARSYSCSAPEAPPPLGAPTAARSCHRLEGWPPWVGPCFPELRRRVPRGGSRPAAAPSPRAPARRFSDSSGSLTPPGHRPPHPAPRPPLLLPRSHSDPGITTSSNTAEFRDLYTKVLEEEAASVSSADTGLCSEACLFRLAHCPSPKLLRARSAEKRRPVPTFQKVPLPSGPAPAHSLGDLKGSWPGRGLVTRFLQMSRKAPDPNGNGAHAHKQVPRSPWGRPGRESLHLRSCGDLSSGSSLRRLLSGRRLERATRPHSLSLNGGSRETGL, from the exons ATGATGCCCTCGCCTAGCGATTCCAGCCGCTCGCTGACTAGCCGGCCTAGCACCCGGGGCCTTACACACCTCCGCCTCCACCGACCCTGGCTACAGGCCCTGCTCACGCTGGGGCTGGCTCAGGTGCTCCTGGGCATCCTGGTGGTCACCTTCAGCATGGTGGcctcctccatcaccaccaccgaGAGCGTCAAGAGATCCTGCCCGTCTTGGGCTGGGTTCTCG CTGGCGTTTTCCGGGGTTGTTGGCATCGTTTCTTGGAAGCGGCCGTTCACTCTAGTG ATCTCCTTCTTCTCTTTGCTCTCCGTGCTCTGTGTCATGCTCAGCATGGCTGGCTCCGTTCTCTCCTGTAAAAACGCTCAGCTGGCCCGAGACTTCCAAGACTGTGACTTG GACGGAAAGGTCTGCGTGTGCTGCCCCTCTGTTCGTCTTCTCCGGCCCTGTCCAGAGTCGGGGCAGGAACTGAAAATTGCTCCTAACTCCACCTGTGATGAAGCCCGAGGGGCCCTCAAG AACTTACTCTTCAGCGTCTGTGGGCTCACCATCTCTGCTGCCATAATATGTACCCTCTCTGCCATTGTCTGCTGCATCCAGATCTTCTCCCTGGACCTTGTGCACACG CAGTTGGCCCCTGAACGCTCAGTCTCAGGCCCTCTGGGGCCTTTGGGCTGTACCTCCTCGCCCCCAGACCCTCTCCTGCACACCATGCTGGACCTGGAGGAATTTGTACCGCCTGTGCCCCCACCACCCTACTACCCCCCAGAGTACACCTGCAGCTCGGAAACAGATGCGCAGAG CATCACCTACAATGGCTCCATGGACAGCCCAGTGCCCTTGTACCCTACTGATTGCCCCCCTTCTTATGAGGCCGTCATGGGGCTACGAGGAGACAGTCAG GCCACTCTCTTTGATCCTCAGCTGCATGATGGCGCCTGCATCTGCGAGCGAGTGGCCTCCATTGTAGATG TGTCCATGGACAGCGGGTCTCTGGTGCTCTCAGCCATCGGTGACCTGCCCGGGGGCTCCAGCCCGTCCGAGGACTCGTGCCTGCTGGAGTTGCAGGGCTCCGTGCGCTCCGTTGACTATGTGCTCTTCCGCTCGATTCAGCGCAGCCGCGCCGGCTACTGCCTCAGCCTGGACTGCGGCCTTCGGGGCCCCTTCGAGGACAGCCCCCTTCCCCGGCGGCCCCCGAGGGCAGCCCGCTCCTACTCCTGCTCTGCCCCCGAAGCCCCGCCCCCACTGGGTGCCCCCACAGCGGCCCGCAGCTGCCACCGGCTGGAGGGCTGGCCGCCTTGGGTGGGACCCTGCTTCCCCGAGCTGAGGCGGCGGGTCCCCCGGGGAGGCAGCCGGCCAGCTGCGGCCCCTTCCCCCCGAGCCCCGGCTCGCCGCTTCAGCGATAGCTCAGGTTCCCTCACCCCGCCGGGGCACCGGCCTCCTCACCCGGCTCCCCGGCCACCACTGCTGCTGCCACGGTCCCACAGTGACCCGGGCATCACCACCTCCAGCAACACCG CTGAATTCAGGGACCTTTATACCAAAGTGCTTGAGGAAGAAGCTGCTTCCGTTTCCTCTGCAGATACAG ggcTCTGCTCTGAAGCCTGCCTCTTCCGTCTAGCCCATTGCCCTTCCCCCAAGTTGCTCCGTGCCCGCTCAGCAGAGAAGCGGCGCCCTGTGCCCACCTTCCAGAAGGTCCCCCTGCCCTCGGGCCCTGCACCTGCCCACTCCCTGGGGGACCTGAAGGGCAGCTGGCCAGGCCGGGGCCTGGTCACCCGTTTCCTCCAGATGTCCAGGAAGGCCCCAGATCCCAATGGGAATGGAGCCCATGCGCATAAGCAG GTGCCCCGGAGCCCCTGGGGCCGGCCAGGCCGAGAGAGCCTTCACCTTCGCAGCTGCGGCGACCTGAGCTCCGGCTCCTCCCTGAGGCGTCTCCTGTCGGGCCGTAGGCTGGAGCGTGCTACCCGTCCCCACAGCCTCAGCCTCAATGGGGGCAGCCGGGAGACCGGGCTCTGA